The following are from one region of the Camarhynchus parvulus chromosome 3, STF_HiC, whole genome shotgun sequence genome:
- the SNRPB2 gene encoding U2 small nuclear ribonucleoprotein B'': MDIRPNHTIYINNINDKIKKEELKRSLYALFSQFGHVVDIVALKTMKMRGQAFVIFKELGSSTNALRQLQGFPFYGKPMRIQYAKTDSDIISKMRGTFADKEKRKEKKKAKTLEQSANAPNKKVIQGATQNSASASGTTPQNQVPDNPPNYILFLNNLPEETNEMMLSMLFNQFPGFKEVRLVPGRHDIAFVEFENENQAGAARDALQGFKITPSHAMKITYAKK; this comes from the exons ATGGACATCAGGCCGAACCATACCATCTACATCAACAACATCAATGACAAGATCAAGAAGGAAG AGCTGAAGAGGTCTCTGTACGCGTTGTTCTCACAGTTTGGTCATGTGGTCGACATTGTGGCTTTAAAAACTATGAAGATGAGAGGACAGGCATTTGTTATATTTAAAGAACTTGGATCATCTACCAATGCTTTGAGACAGCTACAAGGCTTTCCGTTTTATGGGAAACCAATG cgTATTCAGTATGCAAAAACAGACTCTGATATCATCTCTAAAATGCGTGGGACTTTTGctgataaggaaaaaagaaaggaaaagaagaaagctaAAACTCTGGAACAGTCAGCGAATGCACCAAATAAAAAGGTTATCCAG GGAGCAACACAGAATTCAGCCAGTGCCTCAGGCACTACACCACAGAATCAG GTGCCTGATAACCCACCAAACTATATCCTTTTCCTTAATAATTTGCCTGAGGAAACAAATGAGATGATGCTGTCCATGTTATTTAATCA GTTTCCCGGATTCAAAGAAGTACGCTTAGTGCCAGGGCGCCATGACATCGCATTTGTGGAGTTTGAAAATGAGAACCAAGCAGGGGCTGCTCGAGATGCTCTCCAAGGATTCAAGATCACTCCATCTCACGCCATGAAAATCACTTATGCGAAGAAATAG